The nucleotide window CGTGgataagacagagggagtcagtgatgtaaacatgactgagaacagagacattcctgatcatcatcatcatcaacatcatcatcatcatttgtttgcttgtgttctatatgtggatgttcagcctggacacattttattaggtaacaacatttttaattggttttgcaaaattcttttaaacggcactaaattgtATCAACGCGCTAttaattcagcgcgcatttctgttttaccatttttataaaaaaaatataaatacttaaataaataactaaatataaaagagccgaaattaaaacctccagcaaaacatacactaatTGACGacgttctttctttttctaagatataaaacaaataaataaactattaaactaaaatatttgtaatcagtaaacttttattttatttttgtctcaaatcaaacaccaaatccaccatgttttacacaattaaccctctgggtgacGTCATTTAACCACCAGAattactttaaatcatttacaagaattttttgtctttatgctccaTGTTGCATCCATCTTTcttcatgtccatgttgcttaaagtattaaaaacaggacgtattaatatatggtacatttagaacagatagaatgTGCGATTTAGttgcaattaaatattgaatttgatcgataacctctgtacaataatacatacaatgtacatattccATAGTATATCATTtttactcctcattacatctgcattaTTTTTATCTATAAGTATGAAGTCTCTGGATTAGTTGTTTCTGAACACTTTGAAGTCGGGAGAAGGCAGGCTTCTGTAACACCTCCCCCGGCCACAGCAAGCTGCAGGGAATGCGCTATGCACAGCAGGCTGGGTAGACTGGAGTCCCTTGTGGCCATTTTCATAAAAACTCTTGAGAACTTTTGTAGTTTTAAGTTTTGATTAATAAGCTGTGCAGTGAGGCTCAACATGGACATTGGACGTTCACTCACACACCAAATGTCAGTCGTGAAAATAACTGATGTTGTGTTGTCCTTTATTAGGCTGTCGACATGTGTGAACACTGGTTGGTATAACTGTGGCCGGCACACACCGATGACATATTTATGCCCTGGCATAGTATAACGTGAATTCAAGTAGGACCTGAATCGCCTGAACCCTTCGTCTTCCACAATAAACAGCAGCTGATGATTATGAATTCCATTCTTTTGTCTGATATTTCTTTATGCTTCTGACTGTCCCTTCAGCGGGACTGCTGGACAAGTTGAAtgtgaaaattattttattagattagatcaaATTAGATTTGATTCGATTAAATTTGATAAAATTTGATTATATATCATTACAATTGAAAATCCATCAGCAGGCTGCTCTTCCTCTGggagtcattttttttttttttttttttttttaatgaacacacacaaacctcaatACATTAGCCATGGCCatacattattaaaaagaaacaacgCATTGACTGTAATCCGACTGTATCGTGTGTTCtgtatttgcacatttttgatTTCCTCTCACAAATTGTGACAAACTGTTCTGGCATCAAGACAAAATCTCCGCCTTCTGAGATCACAGCTCAGCCTACTGTTATATAACTTTCTTCACAGGATCTTTCACAATCAGTGAAATGATGAGACATGGAGAGAATGCACTGCGACATGGCGGGTAGGTAAAACCTTTTCATTTTACAGTTACCAGGTTGCCACTTGTTATTGTTTCTATCAATTAGTAAAGTGTGTTGAAAAACGATTGTTCTGGTggaaacaagtaaaaaataaaagaactgaAAAGGTTTAAAAAGCTGCTGTAAACATTAACATTCCAGGTGATTAATGCTGTAATTAGACATTGCCTGTATCTCACAATAGATGGTGCTCCAGAACAATGATGAAGTTGTTTAACCGTCACCTCATCAGATGATAAACAGGCTAAACTTCAGGTAGAACaggattattttttaaagcagccaatcagacttttttttctcattaacagACTTCTCTGATTACTGCAACTTAGACGACCACAAACAGTTCTTGGTCTGCAACATTTCTCAAGTAAAGGCCTTCAGCAGAGTGTTCCTCCCTACCCTCTACAGCATCGTCTTCATCGTGGGCTTCATCGGAAATGCTCTGGTGTTGTGTGTCCTGGTCAAGTACCGCAAAAGTTCAAACGTGTCGGACCTGTGTCTCTTCAACCTGGCCCTTTCAGACCTCCTCTTCCTGATCTCACTGCCTTTCTGGGCTCATTACGCTGCCATAGCTGAGTGGATCTTCGGGAGCTTCATGTGCCATGCGGTAACAGCGTTCTACATGCTGGGATTCTATGGAAGTATCTTCTTCATGATCTTAATGACTACTGAACGCTATGCCGTCATTGTCCACCCCTATACCTCCCTCTTCTCCAAGTACCGGTCGGTCAGAGCTAGCATAGCTATGGCTTTGTTTATGTGGGCACTTAGCTTAGGAGCCTCACTTCCAAACATCATTTTCTCCCAAGTGAAGAATGACTCGAACGTATGGACATGCAAATTAGAAAATCCTAATGGGACAATGTGGAGGCAGTTCTCTTATATTGAGCTGAACGTCGTCGGCTTGATTATTCCTCTCTCTGTGATGGTGTTCTGCTACTCGCGTATCATCCCCATTTTAATGACCATGAAATCtcagaaaaaacaaaaggctGTGAGGCTCATGCTGGTCTTGgtcattgttttctttctcttctggaCGCCCTACAACATCGTCATCTTCATGAAGTTCCTGCATCACTTGGGCTACATGAACACGTGTCAGTGGGAGCAGGACCTGAACATGGCTATGCAGTGGGTGGAAACCATAGCGTTCAGTCACTGCTGCCTCAACCCCATCATCTACGCCTTTGTGGGTCAGAAATTCAGGAATTTATTCCTAAAGATCCTGAAAGAGTGGTTTCCTCTTTGCTTTGGTCGTGGTATAACAATTGAGAGTGAGTTCCCACAGAGTAGAAACGTTATGTACTCGCGCAGCTCCACAATGTCCAGCACAAAGACAAAATCCTAACACTAACTGTTATCACCAAGTCCTACTGTATTTTACATGCCGTGTGAATACACAAAGCTTAGTTCTACATTTTGAGTGAGCAATGTCTGAATTTTAGAATATAATCTActatgaatatttaatttttggTATAATTTAACTGGTAATTGTAATCACAATCATTATTTAGAGCTGACTGTATTTATACCTGCCCCTGGCAGGGATAAAGCTTTTTTTGACATCACACTTGTAAATTCTTTTTGGTGTTGTCAAGTTTGTACACGTTTTGCAGTTGACGCAGGTTTTAACAGGTTTAGCCGACGCtaaagtaaatgaatgaagttgTTCTTTAACTCATTTAATTGATTGGTTGCACATGTCAAGTGAAGTAGATgagcttttctttatttatataataaaaaacgtCTTATGACTGATTGCTTTTGTGCATCACTTTGATGAGCGATTAGATTTCCAGGCTGCTCAAAAGAAATTCACACCATATGTACTGTATTACTGCTTCAGAAAATGATGTCACCCAATTACCGTCATATTGTGGCATATCatataatatgtttaatatactttttatttattcatttctgtctttctgatTAACACCATAGACTCGCAATAAAACACTGGGGTGTAACCCATGTTTCAAAACTACATCTACAAACAaagaatttttttgttgcacaattttatctcctaaaaaaataaatagaaaatccGTATCTGGTCAGTAATCTTCAGGAGCAGGTAGAAAACTGTTACTTCCTCATATTTGTGTTTGAAAAGTGTTTGACAGCTCATATCAAACTAAAAAGTGAAAACCAaaacatttctataattttAGTTCTATTTTTAGATCCAGCTTTGTTTTAAACAAAGATAAAGTTTGGGGAAATGATTTGCAGTTGTCTGCTTGCCTGCTTATATTCAGCACAAGAATTCCATTTGGTCTCATATGACTAAAGGTTTGTTTTAAATCCAAAATGACTGATTATTGAATTTGTTTGTCAAGTCTTTGCTGTGATGACcttcaataaaacaaacattaaatatcTGCTTTCTATAGTTGCAATAAGAAGTGTTTCTCGTTAAAAGAACAGTACTGGGGGTAGGGTTAGAGTATTGGGGTAGGGTTAGAGTACTGGGGTATGGTCAGGATTAGAGTACTGGgatagggttagagttagagtagtggggtagggttagggttagagtactgggatagggatagggttagagttagagtagtggggtagggttagggttagagtagTAGGGTACGGTTAGGGTTAGCGTACTgggggtagggttagggttagagtactaggatagggttagggtcagagtACTgggggtagggttagggttagagtactggggtagggttagggttagagaaCTGGgatagggttagagttagagtacTGGGGTAGGGTTAGCGTACtggggtagggttagggttagagtacTAGGATAGGGTTAGAGTACtggggtagggttagggttagcgtactggggatagggttagggttagcgtaCTGGGGTAGGGTTAGAGTACTGGGGCACGGTTAGAGAACTGGgatagggttagagttagagtactgggatagggttagggttagagtagTGGGGGTATGGTTATGGTTAGAGTACTGGggtagggtcagggttagagtactggggtagggttagggtttgagtACTGgagtagggttagggtttgagtTAGAGTACTGAGGTTAGGGTTGGAGTACTGGGgtagggttaaggttagagtactggggtagggttagggttagagtacTGGGGTAGGGTTAGGGTCTGAGTTAGAGTActgggtttagggttagagtactggggttagggttagagtactggggtagagttagggttagagtactggggtagggttagggttagagtacTGGGGTAGGGTTGGGGTTTGAGTACTGgagtagggttagggttggggtttgaGTTAGAGTactggggttagggttagagtactggggtagggttagggttagagtactgggggtagggttagggttagagtactggagtagggttagggtttgagtTAGAGTactggggttagggttagagtactggggttagggttagagtactggggttagggttagggttagagtactgggggtagggttagggttagagtacTGGGGGTAGAGACTCAATGAATTTTAAATGTCTGTCATTACACAGATGGTCCCCGAGCTACAAAGGTTGGACTTGCAATTTTTCGATCTTATGATCACAATAGCGATAAGacaaaattgtttgttttgtgttgcaGGCAAATGTAGCAGCATATGCTCCGCCCTCTACACGCAAACCGGTGCGCtgactaaacaaatatataaatgtccagaaGTTCCACTTTATTATCGTTGAAAAATcttcccttagcatgaagaacagctttacacgctTTCAGCACCCTGACCCTTCGTTTCTCtgaacattcagctgaaatactttgctgtgaaTCTTTTTAAACTTGTCAAACGTGTTCTTTCtatcttgtgatccagttcatctcagagcagtttgATAGGATTTATGTGCGATGACTGGGCAGCTCGTTCCATAATAAAGaccactccagacgactgttggctcactaaataacgcttacagaactCGCACGTGTGCTTCAGCTCATTGTCCAGATGAAACTGCTTAATGTATAAcgatggaatggtagccatgttggttcaggatttctTCAATCTTCCcggctccaaaacaaccccaaatcattaaacttccacttccatgtgtgactgtggggtATCAGGCTGATCACAATCAGAAGTACTTCTGTTACAAACAGAATTGAAACGAATCTGTCCACAGTGtttttccagtcattcactgccCACGTCTTGTGGTTTTGATTTTTACCTAAACAAAAGCAATAtgcatgtgttttaaaaaaaaataaaaaacactaggTATCTCCTGATTTTTGACAGGAGCTGTGCGTAGTTTCTTTTAGTAATAATTGCAGGACAGTTCTGTGGAGGATGAAGCACCACCTCACAGCTCCGCCTCGTCAGACAGTAGCGTACACTGCCTGTTTTCCTGGTCATAACTCTGCACTACAGAACTCAGGAGCCATGACCATGGTATACTCCAACATGACAAGTAGGTggaatttcttttttcagcATTGAACATGTTCCAGTGGATGGTAAAGGTCATTATTTCaattagaaatgttttaaagtgagTGCAAGCTGCTTAAATCTGTTCTGAGTACATTGCTAAAAAGCAAAACATGCTAAAATTAGCAAAACCTGCtagcaaacaaaataaattaattttttggaCTGCATTACTGGATTTTCATTTTGTATCTAATATGTGCTTATGAGTTTACTGTTTGATTGTTTTTCATAAACAGCTGAAAACTATTCTGACTACTACAACATAATATCAGATGAGATTCAAATCTGCAGACATGATAGCATAAGGTCATTCAGCCAAGTGTTCCTCCCTACCCTCTACAGCATCGTCTTCATTGTGGGCTTCATAGGCAACGGCTTGGTGTTGTGTGTCCTGGTCAAGTACCACAAAAGTTCAAACGTGACAGATGTGTGTCTCTTCAACCTGGCCCTTTCAGACCTCCTCTTCCTGATCTCACTGCCTTTCTGGGCTCATTACGCTGCCATAAATAAGTGGACCTTTGGGAACTTTATGTGCCATGCGGTAACAGCGCTCTACATACTGGGATTCTATGGAAGTATCTTCTTCATAATCCTCATGACTGTACATCGCTACATCATTACTGCCCAAATCCACACTTCTCTCTTCTCCAGGCATCAACCTATCAGAGGCAGTATAGTACTGATTTTGTTTATGTGGGCACTTAGTTTGGGAGCTTCACTTCCAACCGTCATTTTCTCCCAAATTAAGAATGAATCAAATGGATGGAGATGCAGAGTGGAATATCCAGAAGGCACAGGATGGAGGTCATTCTCTTACATTGAGATGAACATCCTTGGCTTGATTATTCCTCTCTCAGTGATGGTGTTCTGCTACTCGCGTATCGTTCCCATCTTAACGGCCatgaaatctaaaaaaaaacacaaagctgtCAGGCTTGTCTTTGTTTTAGTCattgttttcttcctcttctggaCGCCCTACAACATCGTCATCTTCCTGAGGTTCCTGCATCACTTGGGCTACATGAACACGTGTCAGTGGGAGCAGGACCTGAACATGGCTATGCAGTGGGTGGAAACCATAGCGTTTAGTCACTGCTGCCTCAACCCCATCATCTACGCCTTTGTGGGGCAGAAATTCAGGAATTTAGTTCTCAAGATTCTGAAAGAGTGGTTTCCTCTTTGCTTTGGTTGCTGTACACAAACTGTCAGTGACTTCTCAGGGAGAAGGAGCATGAGTGTGGCCTCATGCTCCCCAGAAGTTTCTAGCACAAAG belongs to Silurus meridionalis isolate SWU-2019-XX chromosome 4, ASM1480568v1, whole genome shotgun sequence and includes:
- the LOC124384007 gene encoding C-C chemokine receptor type 5-like, which translates into the protein MERMHCDMADFSDYCNLDDHKQFLVCNISQVKAFSRVFLPTLYSIVFIVGFIGNALVLCVLVKYRKSSNVSDLCLFNLALSDLLFLISLPFWAHYAAIAEWIFGSFMCHAVTAFYMLGFYGSIFFMILMTTERYAVIVHPYTSLFSKYRSVRASIAMALFMWALSLGASLPNIIFSQVKNDSNVWTCKLENPNGTMWRQFSYIELNVVGLIIPLSVMVFCYSRIIPILMTMKSQKKQKAVRLMLVLVIVFFLFWTPYNIVIFMKFLHHLGYMNTCQWEQDLNMAMQWVETIAFSHCCLNPIIYAFVGQKFRNLFLKILKEWFPLCFGRGITIESEFPQSRNVMYSRSSTMSSTKTKS
- the LOC124384001 gene encoding C-C chemokine receptor type 5-like, whose amino-acid sequence is MKHHLTAPPRQTVAYTACFPGHNSALQNSGAMTMVYSNMTTENYSDYYNIISDEIQICRHDSIRSFSQVFLPTLYSIVFIVGFIGNGLVLCVLVKYHKSSNVTDVCLFNLALSDLLFLISLPFWAHYAAINKWTFGNFMCHAVTALYILGFYGSIFFIILMTVHRYIITAQIHTSLFSRHQPIRGSIVLILFMWALSLGASLPTVIFSQIKNESNGWRCRVEYPEGTGWRSFSYIEMNILGLIIPLSVMVFCYSRIVPILTAMKSKKKHKAVRLVFVLVIVFFLFWTPYNIVIFLRFLHHLGYMNTCQWEQDLNMAMQWVETIAFSHCCLNPIIYAFVGQKFRNLVLKILKEWFPLCFGCCTQTVSDFSGRRSMSVASCSPEVSSTKFV